CATTGTGGTTTATGATGTAAATCCAGCGACAGGAAAATTAAGTTTCCGGCATGAAAGTATTTCAACCAAACTGCCTATTTGTGTAACATTCCTGTAAAAAGAGCAGGCCTTGCGAAGGTATGTCGAAAGGCCTCCTTTTTTTAGAATTATCGCTTTTGACCCGGCTCCGGTCACAGCTTCCCGGCTATCTTGTTCTGATAAAAATTCAGGAAATCTTCCAGTTGCTCCACCGGAATTTTGCGCGCGATTATTTTTTTGTTCTTGTCCAGAATGTAGATCGTCGGGGTGGTTACCACATCAAACTTCCGGACGAAATCAATCTGTTTCAGTGCGTCAAAGCCGTTTGTTAACTCAGACAAATTGTATTTTGTCACAAACTCTTTCCATTCGGGCATATTGTGTTCAGTGGAAACCGTCATGACCTGTATGCCCCCGGCTTTATTCTTGTCATAAAATGCCTTCAGTTTCGGCGCAGCTTCCTTGCAATGGCCGCAGGTTGGCGCATAAAAGAATACAACGGTATACTTCGCACTGATATCCTGCACACTCACTTTTTTGCCGGCAGGATCTGTTAGAGCCAGTGCAGGAAACGGTTTGTTAACCAACAGGTATTTCAGCGTATTTACCTTATCGGATATTCTTTTCTTTACTTCTTCCGAAACGCCCATTTCGCCCGACAGGTAGTACTTGCTGGCCATGTGAACCCACACGGCTTCCGTACCCACCGTTTTCGGATTTTCGTACTGGTTGGTGATATAAAACACAATGATCTCTTTTACCTCCTTACTACCCGAAGCCATTTTTACCAGTTTGTCGGCATCTTTGATAATGGAATCAGGTGTTTGTACCACCAGATTCTTGATATACCTTTCCAGTCTGGGCTCCAGAAACGGAGTGTTCAGTATTCTGGAATCAGAGAAGTTAAAGTTATCCCAGTAGTGGGCTTTGTAATAATTAAATATCCATACCGAATCCGTTTTGCCGTTCGGAAGCTTGGGAGCGGCGGGTATCTCGGGATCAGCCGACATTTTCAGAAGCTGGCTGGTGAAGCTGTCGGCATTTTCCGTCAGGATTTTCTCACGGTATAACTTAAAGGCTTCCTGCGCCGCTTTTACCTTGTTTTGGTAGTCAGGGCCTTTTTCCTTGTTGAGCTTTTCAATTTCTTTGGACCTGGCCTGGAAATCTTTTTGATATCCGTAAAACAATTCATTTTCCCTTGACCCCTTGACCTGCATATTCCCGACGGCATCGGTGGTATCGGTACTGAGCGAGAAACGGGGTTCTTTGCCGGAATAGACAAATTGGATCCACCGCTGTTTTCCAGGGAAAAGGATCACGTAAAGTCCACCCGGTAAATCTTTGTCGCCTTTGAAAACCATACGTCCTTCCGCATCGGCTTTGGCGGTATCCTTCGGTACAAACTGGCTGTGATTCCTGCTAAAGTGCCCAAGGATAAAGGAGGAATCCCGGAGTCCCTTGAGACGGGCCTCGATTTCATATCCCTGTGAAAAACTTTTGGTATATATCAGCGAAAGAATAACGAATAGGAACGAGCGTGTTGTGATAAAATTCTTCATCAGGGAATGATGTATTTGCTATTGAAAGATATAATGCGGTACTTCAAGCTTTACCGGAAATGCAAATTTAGCTTCAGAACGGTTATATATATCTGCTTCGTACTCAAATGTTTTATTTTCTCTCCAAAACCATTGATTTTCTGCTGATGCCCATGAACATCAGCCTTATACTTTTAATGTGGGGTATGTTTGTCAAAAACAGGCGGAAACGCAATACTGCCCTGATCCTTTCTCTTATGATACTCTTAATGACTTCAAATTCATATATCGTCAACAAGGCATTTACGGTCTGGGAATATAAACAGCTGAATATTAAAGATGTTGCGGATGGTTATGACGTAGGTGTTGTGCTGACAGGCGGGATGATCAACTGGGCAACTTTTGCAACCGACCATATCGGCTTTGGAGGGCATGCAGACCGGTTCTTACAGGCTTATCTGTTATATAAAAACGGGAAAATCAAAAAGATCATGATCTCCGGCGCCAGTCCGGGCTGGCTCACCCGGCAGGGGAAAGGAGAGGGGCTGGAGGTGAAAAGGCTGCTTATCCAATGGGGCGTGAAACCGGGAGATATTGTGCTGGAACAACGGGCCAGAAATACACGGGAAAATGCTGTTTTTTCGGAGAAATTGTTAGCGGAACAATTTCCAGGGCAGAAGTATCTTCTCATTACTTCTTCTTTTCACATGAAAAGGTCCATGGCCTGTTTTGAAAAGACCGGTCTGAAAATGGATGCTTTTCCCGCTGATTTTTACGGAGGAGATTTTCGCTTTAAGGTGAAAGATCTGCTTATTCCCGACCCCGAAGTGATCGGGTACTTCAATTTGCTGTGGCGGGAGTGGATCGGTTTTGTGATCTACCGGATCATGGGCTATTGCTGATCGGCAACTTCCAGGGTGAGCGGTCAGAAGACGCTATTGCCAGATGTTTGGCATCATAATAGGCAAGAAGCTGTCTTTGACCACTTTGAGCTATTGAAAATAGCTATACACTCAGAATCTTTACCATCCTCAGTAAATCTTCATTGATGGGCTTTGGCAGACGGATGGTGTCTTCAAAGGGTGTGTACACCAGATCATTGTTAATAATACCGGCCATCACATTTTTTTGCCCGGCCAGTAATCCTTCCAGAGCACCTAATCCGAGCCGGCTTGCAAGGATACGGTCATAGGCAGAAGGAGGCCCTCCGCGCTGGGTATGGCCCAGCGTGGTAACACGGATATCCGCATTTTCGTCAACCTGTCTTTTGATTTTTTCAGCTACTTCCTGTGCACTGCCTTCTTCATCCCCTTCGGCCACAATGATAATGGATGATGATTTGGAGCGGCTCCATCCTTGTTTCAACGTTTCCACCACCTGGGAGATAGGTGTAAGTACTTCTGGAACCATTACCAGCTCTGCACCTCCGGCAATACCGGACTGAACGGCGATATACCCCGAGTCACGTCCCATCACTTCAATGAAAAAAATCCTGTCGTGTGAACTGGCCGTGTCACGGATTCTGTCAATGGCGTCAAGTGCTGTATTCACAGCGGTATCAAAACCAATGGTATAGTCGGTGCCGTAAAGGTCATTGTCGATGGTTCCGGGTGCTCCAACGGTGGGTATACCATATTCGTTGCCAAAGATCATAGCCCCTGTAAAAGTTCCGTTACCGCCAATAGCCACAAGCCCTTCTATACCCAGCTCCAGCAGGTTATCGTAAGCCTTTTTTCTTCCTTCGGGTGTCATGAACTCTTTGCTTCGTGCCGATTTCAAAATCGTTCCTCCCCGCTGTACAATATTACTTACCGAATAGGACTCCATCTTATAGACATCCCCGGCAATCATTCCGCTATATCCTCTTCTTATTCCGTATACTTCAATTCCGTGATACACAGCTCCACGTACTACCGCCCTTATGCAGGCGTTCATACCCGGGGCATCTCCTCCTGAGGTAAATACTCCAATTCTTTTCATTTATTTCCTGGGTTATTTCTTAGCAATTGCTGATAGTTCGATTTTACGCATGATGCACAAGTTCTGCAAATTTATCTGGTATTTCGATAAAATATACGACCAATATTCTAATTCTATCAAAAAAATACCAAAAGAAGATTCAAATTTTACATCCCAAACATATATCAATACTTCTATATTTGCGCTGGTTAATGAAAATTTAATATGAATGCGTCACTTTGAATGAAAGTATTATTGACTGAAAAGTCATATTTGTACTCATGTTTATAGCATAACGTCACTGAAAAAGGATTACCTGTTTAACACAAAAAAAAATGGAAAGAATATTTTCTTGGCAACGCCTTTGGCCTCACATGGTTGCCGTGGTTGGATTTGTTGCCTTGTCGGTTATTTATGCTTCGCCGGTTCTGCAGGGTAAGAAAATGAATCAGTATGATGACGTGCAGGCCAAAGCGGCGGCACGGGAAATAGTAACCTACCACGAAAAAACCGGTGAGTGGTCTGCCTGGACCAACGGGATGTTTGCAGGTATGCCTGGCTTCCTGATTGCCGCCGATTATCCTACCAGCATATCCACCAAGCTCGGACAGGGTATTAATAAAATACTGCCTGCCCCTGCCAACTATTTGCTGATAGGCATGGTAAGCGCCTATATCCTTCTTTTGGTTGTGGGTGCTGGTTCCTGGCTGGCTGCGCTGGGTGGTATTGCCTTCGCTTTCGCCTCCTTTAACCTTGTCAGCCTTGAAGCGGGACACGTATCCAAAATGCTGGCAATTTTTTATGCCCCGGGGGTACTGGCCGGTGTTTTGCTGGCTTTCAGGAAAAACTGGCTTGCTGGTGCAGCATTAACGGCCCTGTTTTTGTCGCTTGAATTGTATGCAAACCACGTTCAGATAACGTATTATCTGGGCATTGGCATTGTGCTGCTGGTGATCGGCGAAAGTATAGGTTACATCAGGTCAGGCAAGATAAAACAGCTTTCGTTCATACTGGCCGGCCTGGTTTTTGCAGCGGTGATATCGGTGGGTACGCACACCACACGCCTTTGGAATGCCTACGATTATACAAAAGAAACCATCCGCGGAAAGCCGGAGCTGACCGCACCCGTAAATCCCGGAGGGAAAGCACCCAAACAGGAGGGACTGGACAAGGAATACGCATTTTCATACAGTTACGGATGGGGAGAGCTCATCACCTTGCTGATTCCGGAAGCATACGGCGGATCAACCAGTGGCGGCCTGGACGATAAATCGGAAACCTACAAAGTACTTGTTGGAAGGGGGCTTGATCCTGCCAATGCGCAGAATATTATCCAGCAGCTCCCACTTTACTGGGGAGATCAGCCGATTGTGGGTGGCCCTGCCTATGTGGGAGCCATTGTGTTTTTCCTCTTTATTCTCGGGCTATTTATCGTTAAAAGCCCGCTGAAACCCTGGCTGGTCGGGATCATCATTTTGTACCTGGTATGGGCGCTGGGGAAGCACTTCGAGATAGTCAATTACCTCTTTTTTGACTACTTCCCGATGTTCAACAAGTTCAGGGCCATGACCATGGTGGTTGCGCTGGTGCAGCTGCTGATGGTTTTGATAGGTATCCTGGCCCTCAAAACCATTGCCGAAGAAAAAACAGATCAAAAGGAATTTTCTAAGCAGTTTCTCATTTCCCTGGGTATCTCTGCGGGCTTATGTCTGATACTTGCAGTAATGCCTTCGCTGTTGTTTAACTTTCAGGGCCCTAACGATGCGCAGCTTCAGGCGAGCTTTGCGGAGCAGGCGAAAGATGCTGGTTTTGCACAGCAGATCGTGAATGCTATTGTGCAGGATCGTGCCGGAATGATGAAGGGAGACGCTTTCCGCAGTCTTATTTTTATCCTGCTGGCGGCCGGTGTGATCTGGCTTTGGGTGAAAGATAAAGTGAAGCCTCTGGTAGTGTACACTTTACTGATCGTGCTAATGATATTTGATATGTTTGGTGTGGACAAACGTTACCTGAACAACGACGATTTCATCAGTAGCTATGCGGCGCAGGTGGCCATCACACCTTCACCCGCAGACGAGCAGATTATGAAGGACCCTGATCCTGATTTCAGGGTTTTTGATCTTTCTAATCCGCAAGGGCCTTTCAATAGTGCTGCGGCCTCGTATTTTCATAAGTCGCTGGGAGGATATCACGGCGCCAAGCTGCGCCGGTACCAGGAGCTGTTCGAAAGACAAATTGCCAAGCAGAATTCAAATCCGGAAATTCTGAATATGCTGAATACCAAATATATCCTCATGGGTGATCAGCAGGGGAATAAAACAGTGCAGGTAAATCCGGGCGCTTACGGACATGCCTGGTTTGTGAAAAATTATAAAATAGTACCGGATGCCAATGCTGAAATGGCTGCGCTGGATTCGCTGAAACCCAGGGAAGAAGCGGTGATAGATAAGCGTTTTGCGGATAAACTCAGCGGACTTACAATCCAGCCGGATTCGTCCGCTAAAATTAGCCTGATTTCCTACAAACCTAACGAGCTGATCTATGAAAGCAATTCGGGCAGGGAAGGACTGGCTGTTTTTGCCGAGATATATTACAATGTCCGTGATGAATGGAAAGTGACCATTGACGATAAACCGGCGGATTTACTGAGGGCCGACTACGTTCTGAGGGCACTGCGTGTTCCTGCGGGCAAGCACACCATTAAATTCAGCTTTGAGCCGGTTTCGGTGGCTACGGGAAGTAAGGTGGATCTGGTCAGTTCTATATTACTGGTTGTGCTGATCGCCGGAGCCCTGTTCGTTGAAGTGAAAGGGAAAAAGGTATAGTCCGATTTATCGGTTTACAGGAAAGAAGGGAGTTTCTCAGAAAATTTGATTCTGAGCAACTCCCTTCCTGTTTTATTACTCCCTACTGTTAACTTAAAACTGCCTACTGCCTACCTCAGCCTTAACATAGCTATCAGCCCAATTTGGCTTTTTTCTGGGAAAGACCCTTTCTGTTTTAATACTGCCTACTGTTAACTAAAAACTGCCTACTGTGCCCACTGCCTACTTCAACCTTATCACAATCATCAGCCCAATTTGGCTTTCAGATATCCCAGCGCATTTTTGTATGCATCGGCGGCTGCAGCGGCGTCATATTTTGCATTGCTTGGATTGGCAAAGGCATGTACAGCGTCGTACATTTTGATGGTTACCTTTT
This portion of the Dyadobacter sp. CECT 9275 genome encodes:
- a CDS encoding TlpA family protein disulfide reductase — protein: MKNFITTRSFLFVILSLIYTKSFSQGYEIEARLKGLRDSSFILGHFSRNHSQFVPKDTAKADAEGRMVFKGDKDLPGGLYVILFPGKQRWIQFVYSGKEPRFSLSTDTTDAVGNMQVKGSRENELFYGYQKDFQARSKEIEKLNKEKGPDYQNKVKAAQEAFKLYREKILTENADSFTSQLLKMSADPEIPAAPKLPNGKTDSVWIFNYYKAHYWDNFNFSDSRILNTPFLEPRLERYIKNLVVQTPDSIIKDADKLVKMASGSKEVKEIIVFYITNQYENPKTVGTEAVWVHMASKYYLSGEMGVSEEVKKRISDKVNTLKYLLVNKPFPALALTDPAGKKVSVQDISAKYTVVFFYAPTCGHCKEAAPKLKAFYDKNKAGGIQVMTVSTEHNMPEWKEFVTKYNLSELTNGFDALKQIDFVRKFDVVTTPTIYILDKNKKIIARKIPVEQLEDFLNFYQNKIAGKL
- a CDS encoding YdcF family protein encodes the protein MFYFLSKTIDFLLMPMNISLILLMWGMFVKNRRKRNTALILSLMILLMTSNSYIVNKAFTVWEYKQLNIKDVADGYDVGVVLTGGMINWATFATDHIGFGGHADRFLQAYLLYKNGKIKKIMISGASPGWLTRQGKGEGLEVKRLLIQWGVKPGDIVLEQRARNTRENAVFSEKLLAEQFPGQKYLLITSSFHMKRSMACFEKTGLKMDAFPADFYGGDFRFKVKDLLIPDPEVIGYFNLLWREWIGFVIYRIMGYC
- the pfkA gene encoding 6-phosphofructokinase; translated protein: MKRIGVFTSGGDAPGMNACIRAVVRGAVYHGIEVYGIRRGYSGMIAGDVYKMESYSVSNIVQRGGTILKSARSKEFMTPEGRKKAYDNLLELGIEGLVAIGGNGTFTGAMIFGNEYGIPTVGAPGTIDNDLYGTDYTIGFDTAVNTALDAIDRIRDTASSHDRIFFIEVMGRDSGYIAVQSGIAGGAELVMVPEVLTPISQVVETLKQGWSRSKSSSIIIVAEGDEEGSAQEVAEKIKRQVDENADIRVTTLGHTQRGGPPSAYDRILASRLGLGALEGLLAGQKNVMAGIINNDLVYTPFEDTIRLPKPINEDLLRMVKILSV
- a CDS encoding YfhO family protein, yielding MERIFSWQRLWPHMVAVVGFVALSVIYASPVLQGKKMNQYDDVQAKAAAREIVTYHEKTGEWSAWTNGMFAGMPGFLIAADYPTSISTKLGQGINKILPAPANYLLIGMVSAYILLLVVGAGSWLAALGGIAFAFASFNLVSLEAGHVSKMLAIFYAPGVLAGVLLAFRKNWLAGAALTALFLSLELYANHVQITYYLGIGIVLLVIGESIGYIRSGKIKQLSFILAGLVFAAVISVGTHTTRLWNAYDYTKETIRGKPELTAPVNPGGKAPKQEGLDKEYAFSYSYGWGELITLLIPEAYGGSTSGGLDDKSETYKVLVGRGLDPANAQNIIQQLPLYWGDQPIVGGPAYVGAIVFFLFILGLFIVKSPLKPWLVGIIILYLVWALGKHFEIVNYLFFDYFPMFNKFRAMTMVVALVQLLMVLIGILALKTIAEEKTDQKEFSKQFLISLGISAGLCLILAVMPSLLFNFQGPNDAQLQASFAEQAKDAGFAQQIVNAIVQDRAGMMKGDAFRSLIFILLAAGVIWLWVKDKVKPLVVYTLLIVLMIFDMFGVDKRYLNNDDFISSYAAQVAITPSPADEQIMKDPDPDFRVFDLSNPQGPFNSAAASYFHKSLGGYHGAKLRRYQELFERQIAKQNSNPEILNMLNTKYILMGDQQGNKTVQVNPGAYGHAWFVKNYKIVPDANAEMAALDSLKPREEAVIDKRFADKLSGLTIQPDSSAKISLISYKPNELIYESNSGREGLAVFAEIYYNVRDEWKVTIDDKPADLLRADYVLRALRVPAGKHTIKFSFEPVSVATGSKVDLVSSILLVVLIAGALFVEVKGKKV